From Pan paniscus chromosome 9, NHGRI_mPanPan1-v2.0_pri, whole genome shotgun sequence, the proteins below share one genomic window:
- the PIDD1 gene encoding p53-induced death domain-containing protein 1 isoform X1, whose product MAATVEGPELEAAAAAGDASGDPDAGSRALPFLGGNRLSLDLYPGGCQQLLHLCVQQPLQLLQVEFLRLSTHEDPQLLEATLAQLPQSLSCLRSLVLKGGQRRDTLGACLRGALTNLPAGLSGLAHLAHLDLSFNSLETLPACVLQMRGLGALLLSHNCLSELPEALGALPALTFLTVTHNRLQTLPPALGALSTLQRLDLSQNLLDTLPPEIGGLGSLLELNLASNRLQSLPASLAGLRSLRLLVLHSNLLASVPADLARLPLLTRLDLRDNQLRDLPPELLDAPFVRLQGNPLGEASPDAPSSPVAALIPEMPRLFLTSDLDSFPVTPRGCSVTLACGIRLQFPAGATATPITIRYRLLLPEPGLVPLGPHDALLSHVLELQPHGVAFQQDVGLWLLFTPPRARRCREVVVRTRNDNSWGDLETYLEEEAPQRLWAHCQVPHFSWFLVVSRPVSNACLVPPEGTLLCSSGHPGVKVIFPPGATEEPRRVSMQVVRMAGRELQALLGEPEAAVSPLLCLSQSGPPSFLRPVTVQLPLPSGITGLSLDRSRLHLLYWAPPAATWDDITAQVVLELTHLYARFQVTHFSWYWLWYTTKNCVGGLARKAWERLRLHRVNLIALQRRRDPEQVLLQCLPRNKVDATLRRLLERYRGPEPSDTVEMFEGEEFFAAFERGIDVDADRPDCVEGRICFVFYSHLKNVKEVYVTTTLDREAQAVRGQVSFYRGAVPVQVPEEAEAARQRKGADALWMATLPIKLPRLRGSEGPRRGAGLSLAPLNLGDAETGFLTQSNLLSVAGRLGLDWPAVALHLGVSYREVQRIRHEFRDDLDEQIRHMLFSWAERQAGQPGAVGLLVQALEQSDRQDVAEEVRAVLELGRRKYQDGIRRTGLVPKDPALPGSSAPQPPEPAQA is encoded by the exons ATGGCTGCAACGGTGGAGGGGCCAGAGCTGGAGGCAGCTGCTGCCGCAGGAGATGCTTCGGGGGATCCGGACGCAGGGTCCAGGGCGCTGCCTTTCCTGGGCGGCAACCGGCTGAGCTTGGACCTGTACCCCGGGGGCTGCCAGCAGCTGCTGCACCTGTGTGTCCAGCAGCCTCTTCAGCTGCTGCAGGTGGAATTCTTGCGTCTGAGCACTCACgaggaccctcagctgctggAGGCCACCCTGGCCCAGCTGCCTCAGAGCCTGTCCTGCCTCCGCTCCCTGGTCCTCAAAG GAGGGCAACGCCGGGACACACTGGGTGCCTGTCTCCGGGGTGCCCTGACCAACCTGCCTGCTGGTCTGAGTGGCCTGGCCCATCTGGCCCACCTGGACCTGAGCTTCAACAGCCTGGAGACACTGCCGGCCTGTGTCCTGCAGATGCGAGGTCTGGGTGCGCTCTTGCTGTCTCACAACTGCCTCTCTGAGCTGCCTGAGGCTCTGGGGGCCCTCCCCGCCCTCACCTTCCTCACAGTGACACACAACCGCCTGCAGACGCTGCCCCCAGCACTGGGGGCCCTATCCACCCTGCAGCGCCTCGATCTCTCTCAGAATCTGCTGGACACGCTACCTCCTGAGATTGGAGGCCTGGGCAGCCTCCTGGAGCTCAACCTGGCCTCCAACCGGCTGCAGAGCCTCCCGGCCTCTCTGG CGGGACTTCGGTCCTTGCGGCTCCTTGTCCTGCACAGCAACCTCCTGGCCTCTGTGCCAGCTGACTTGGCCCGCCTTCCACTCCTCACCCGGCTCGACCTGAGGGACAACCAGCTCCGGGACCTGCCCCCTGAGCTGCTAGACGCCCCCTTTGTGCGCCTGCAGGGGAACCCCCTGGGTGAGGCCTCGCCAGACGCCCCGAGTTCACCAG TGGCAGCCCTCATTCCAGAAATGCCCAGACTGTTCCTGACCTCAGATTTGGACAG CTTTCCTGTGACCCCTCGAGGCTGCTCAGTGACCCTGGCCTGTGGCATCCGCCTGCAGTTCCCAGCGGGAGCCACCGCCACCCCCATCACCATCCGCTATCGGCTGCTGCTGCCGGAGCCAGGCCTCGTCCCCCTGGGTCCTCATGACGCCCTGCTCAGCCATGTGCTGGAGCTGCAGCCCCATGGGGTGGCCTTCCAGCAG GATGTGGGGCTGTGGCTGCTCTTCACCCCACCGCGGGCCCGGCGCTGCCGTGAAGTGGTGGTCAGGACCCGGAATGACAATAGCTGGGGTGACCTGGAGACCTACCTGGAGGAAGAGGCACCCCAG CGGCTCTGGGCTCACTGCCAGGTGCCCCACTTCTCCTGGTTCCTTGTGGTTTCCCGCCCTGTGTCCAATGCCTGCCTGGTGCCACCGGAGGGGACACTGCTGTGCTCCTCGGGTCATCCTGGGGTCAAAGTCATCTTCCCCCCTGGGGCCACTGAGGAGCCTCGTCGAGTCTCCATGCAG GTGGTGCGCATGGCTGGCCGAGAGCTGCAGGCCCTCCTGGGAGaaccagaggctgcagtgagcccccTGCTGTGCCTGTCACAGAGCGGTCCCCCCAGCTTCCTCCGACCGGTCACCGTGCAGCTGCCTCTGCCCTCTGGCATCACAG GCCTCAGTCTGGACCGTTCCCGCCTGCACCTGTTGTACTGGGCCCCTCCTGCAGCCACCTGGGATGACATCACAGCTCAGGTGGTCCTGGAGCTCACCCACCTGTACGCACGCTTCCAGGTCACACACTTCTCCTG GTACTGGCTCTGGTACACCACCAAGAACTGTGTGGGAGGCCTGGCTCGGAAGGCCTGGGAGCGGCTGCGGCTGCACCGTGTGAACCTCATCGCTCTGCAGCGGCGCCGGGACCCTGAGCAGGTCCTGCTGCAGTGCCTGCCCCGAAACAAG GTGGACGCCACCCTTCGGCGGCTGCTGGAGCGGTACCGGGGCCCCGAGCCCTCTGACACGGTGGAGATGTTCGAGGGCGAAGAGTTCTTTGCAGCCTTCGAGCGCGGCATCGACGTGGATGCTG ACCGCCCTGACTGCGTGGAGGGCAGAATCTGCTTTGTCTTCTACTCGCACCTGAAGAATGTGAAGGAGGTATACGTGACCACCACCCTGGACCGGGAGGCTCAGGCTGTGCGGGGCCAG GTGTCCTTCTACCGTGGCGCGGTGCCTGTGCAGGTGcccgaggaggctgaggctgcccgGCAGAGGAAGGGCGCAGATGCCCTGTGGATGGCCACTCTGCCCATCAAGCTGCCG AGACTTCGGGGGTCCGAGGGGCCACGGCGGGGGGCTGGCCTCTCCTTGGcacccttgaatctgggagatgccGAGACCGGCTTTCTGACGCAGAGCAACCTGCTGAGTGTGGCTGGGCGCCTGGGTCTGGACTGGCCAGCCGTGGCCCTGCACCTGGGGGTGTCCTACCGGGAGGTGCAGCGCATCCGGCACGAGTTCCG GGATGATCTGGATGAGCAGATCCGTCACATGCTCTTCTCCTGGGCTGAGCGCCAGGCTGGGCAGCCAGGGGCTGTGGGGCTCCTGGTGCAGGCCCTGGAGCAGAGTGACCGGCAGGACGTGGCTGAAGAGGTGCGCGCAGTCTTGGAGCTCGGCCGCCGCAAGTACCAGGACGGCATCCGACGCACGGGCTTGGTCCCCAAGGACCCCGCTCTGCCTGGCTCCTCGGCTCCACAGCCCCCAGAGCCTGCCCAGGCCTAG
- the PIDD1 gene encoding p53-induced death domain-containing protein 1 isoform X4 codes for MRGLGALLLSHNCLSELPEALGALPALTFLTVTHNRLQTLPPALGALSTLQRLDLSQNLLDTLPPEIGGLGSLLELNLASNRLQSLPASLAGLRSLRLLVLHSNLLASVPADLARLPLLTRLDLRDNQLRDLPPELLDAPFVRLQGNPLGEASPDAPSSPVAALIPEMPRLFLTSDLDSFPVTPRGCSVTLACGIRLQFPAGATATPITIRYRLLLPEPGLVPLGPHDALLSHVLELQPHGVAFQQDVGLWLLFTPPRARRCREVVVRTRNDNSWGDLETYLEEEAPQRLWAHCQVPHFSWFLVVSRPVSNACLVPPEGTLLCSSGHPGVKVIFPPGATEEPRRVSMQVVRMAGRELQALLGEPEAAVSPLLCLSQSGPPSFLRPVTVQLPLPSGITGLSLDRSRLHLLYWAPPAATWDDITAQVVLELTHLYARFQVTHFSWYWLWYTTKNCVGGLARKAWERLRLHRVNLIALQRRRDPEQVLLQCLPRNKVDATLRRLLERYRGPEPSDTVEMFEGEEFFAAFERGIDVDADRPDCVEGRICFVFYSHLKNVKEVSFYRGAVPVQVPEEAEAARQRKGADALWMATLPIKLPRLRGSEGPRRGAGLSLAPLNLGDAETGFLTQSNLLSVAGRLGLDWPAVALHLGVSYREVQRIRHEFRDDLDEQIRHMLFSWAERQAGQPGAVGLLVQALEQSDRQDVAEEVRAVLELGRRKYQDGIRRTGLVPKDPALPGSSAPQPPEPAQA; via the exons ATGCGAGGTCTGGGTGCGCTCTTGCTGTCTCACAACTGCCTCTCTGAGCTGCCTGAGGCTCTGGGGGCCCTCCCCGCCCTCACCTTCCTCACAGTGACACACAACCGCCTGCAGACGCTGCCCCCAGCACTGGGGGCCCTATCCACCCTGCAGCGCCTCGATCTCTCTCAGAATCTGCTGGACACGCTACCTCCTGAGATTGGAGGCCTGGGCAGCCTCCTGGAGCTCAACCTGGCCTCCAACCGGCTGCAGAGCCTCCCGGCCTCTCTGG CGGGACTTCGGTCCTTGCGGCTCCTTGTCCTGCACAGCAACCTCCTGGCCTCTGTGCCAGCTGACTTGGCCCGCCTTCCACTCCTCACCCGGCTCGACCTGAGGGACAACCAGCTCCGGGACCTGCCCCCTGAGCTGCTAGACGCCCCCTTTGTGCGCCTGCAGGGGAACCCCCTGGGTGAGGCCTCGCCAGACGCCCCGAGTTCACCAG TGGCAGCCCTCATTCCAGAAATGCCCAGACTGTTCCTGACCTCAGATTTGGACAG CTTTCCTGTGACCCCTCGAGGCTGCTCAGTGACCCTGGCCTGTGGCATCCGCCTGCAGTTCCCAGCGGGAGCCACCGCCACCCCCATCACCATCCGCTATCGGCTGCTGCTGCCGGAGCCAGGCCTCGTCCCCCTGGGTCCTCATGACGCCCTGCTCAGCCATGTGCTGGAGCTGCAGCCCCATGGGGTGGCCTTCCAGCAG GATGTGGGGCTGTGGCTGCTCTTCACCCCACCGCGGGCCCGGCGCTGCCGTGAAGTGGTGGTCAGGACCCGGAATGACAATAGCTGGGGTGACCTGGAGACCTACCTGGAGGAAGAGGCACCCCAG CGGCTCTGGGCTCACTGCCAGGTGCCCCACTTCTCCTGGTTCCTTGTGGTTTCCCGCCCTGTGTCCAATGCCTGCCTGGTGCCACCGGAGGGGACACTGCTGTGCTCCTCGGGTCATCCTGGGGTCAAAGTCATCTTCCCCCCTGGGGCCACTGAGGAGCCTCGTCGAGTCTCCATGCAG GTGGTGCGCATGGCTGGCCGAGAGCTGCAGGCCCTCCTGGGAGaaccagaggctgcagtgagcccccTGCTGTGCCTGTCACAGAGCGGTCCCCCCAGCTTCCTCCGACCGGTCACCGTGCAGCTGCCTCTGCCCTCTGGCATCACAG GCCTCAGTCTGGACCGTTCCCGCCTGCACCTGTTGTACTGGGCCCCTCCTGCAGCCACCTGGGATGACATCACAGCTCAGGTGGTCCTGGAGCTCACCCACCTGTACGCACGCTTCCAGGTCACACACTTCTCCTG GTACTGGCTCTGGTACACCACCAAGAACTGTGTGGGAGGCCTGGCTCGGAAGGCCTGGGAGCGGCTGCGGCTGCACCGTGTGAACCTCATCGCTCTGCAGCGGCGCCGGGACCCTGAGCAGGTCCTGCTGCAGTGCCTGCCCCGAAACAAG GTGGACGCCACCCTTCGGCGGCTGCTGGAGCGGTACCGGGGCCCCGAGCCCTCTGACACGGTGGAGATGTTCGAGGGCGAAGAGTTCTTTGCAGCCTTCGAGCGCGGCATCGACGTGGATGCTG ACCGCCCTGACTGCGTGGAGGGCAGAATCTGCTTTGTCTTCTACTCGCACCTGAAGAATGTGAAGGAG GTGTCCTTCTACCGTGGCGCGGTGCCTGTGCAGGTGcccgaggaggctgaggctgcccgGCAGAGGAAGGGCGCAGATGCCCTGTGGATGGCCACTCTGCCCATCAAGCTGCCG AGACTTCGGGGGTCCGAGGGGCCACGGCGGGGGGCTGGCCTCTCCTTGGcacccttgaatctgggagatgccGAGACCGGCTTTCTGACGCAGAGCAACCTGCTGAGTGTGGCTGGGCGCCTGGGTCTGGACTGGCCAGCCGTGGCCCTGCACCTGGGGGTGTCCTACCGGGAGGTGCAGCGCATCCGGCACGAGTTCCG GGATGATCTGGATGAGCAGATCCGTCACATGCTCTTCTCCTGGGCTGAGCGCCAGGCTGGGCAGCCAGGGGCTGTGGGGCTCCTGGTGCAGGCCCTGGAGCAGAGTGACCGGCAGGACGTGGCTGAAGAGGTGCGCGCAGTCTTGGAGCTCGGCCGCCGCAAGTACCAGGACGGCATCCGACGCACGGGCTTGGTCCCCAAGGACCCCGCTCTGCCTGGCTCCTCGGCTCCACAGCCCCCAGAGCCTGCCCAGGCCTAG
- the PIDD1 gene encoding p53-induced death domain-containing protein 1 isoform X2 gives MAATVEGPELEAAAAAGDASGDPDAGSRALPFLGGNRLSLDLYPGGCQQLLHLCVQQPLQLLQVEFLRLSTHEDPQLLEATLAQLPQSLSCLRSLVLKGGQRRDTLGACLRGALTNLPAGLSGLAHLAHLDLSFNSLETLPACVLQMRGLGALLLSHNCLSELPEALGALPALTFLTVTHNRLQTLPPALGALSTLQRLDLSQNLLDTLPPEIGGLGSLLELNLASNRLQSLPASLAGLRSLRLLVLHSNLLASVPADLARLPLLTRLDLRDNQLRDLPPELLDAPFVRLQGNPLGEASPDAPSSPVAALIPEMPRLFLTSDLDSFPVTPRGCSVTLACGIRLQFPAGATATPITIRYRLLLPEPGLVPLGPHDALLSHVLELQPHGVAFQQDVGLWLLFTPPRARRCREVVVRTRNDNSWGDLETYLEEEAPQRLWAHCQVPHFSWFLVVSRPVSNACLVPPEGTLLCSSGHPGVKVIFPPGATEEPRRVSMQVVRMAGRELQALLGEPEAAVSPLLCLSQSGPPSFLRPVTVQLPLPSGITGLSLDRSRLHLLYWAPPAATWDDITAQVVLELTHLYARFQVTHFSWYWLWYTTKNCVGGLARKAWERLRLHRVNLIALQRRRDPEQVLLQCLPRNKVDATLRRLLERYRGPEPSDTVEMFEGEEFFAAFERGIDVDADRPDCVEGRICFVFYSHLKNVKEVSFYRGAVPVQVPEEAEAARQRKGADALWMATLPIKLPRLRGSEGPRRGAGLSLAPLNLGDAETGFLTQSNLLSVAGRLGLDWPAVALHLGVSYREVQRIRHEFRDDLDEQIRHMLFSWAERQAGQPGAVGLLVQALEQSDRQDVAEEVRAVLELGRRKYQDGIRRTGLVPKDPALPGSSAPQPPEPAQA, from the exons ATGGCTGCAACGGTGGAGGGGCCAGAGCTGGAGGCAGCTGCTGCCGCAGGAGATGCTTCGGGGGATCCGGACGCAGGGTCCAGGGCGCTGCCTTTCCTGGGCGGCAACCGGCTGAGCTTGGACCTGTACCCCGGGGGCTGCCAGCAGCTGCTGCACCTGTGTGTCCAGCAGCCTCTTCAGCTGCTGCAGGTGGAATTCTTGCGTCTGAGCACTCACgaggaccctcagctgctggAGGCCACCCTGGCCCAGCTGCCTCAGAGCCTGTCCTGCCTCCGCTCCCTGGTCCTCAAAG GAGGGCAACGCCGGGACACACTGGGTGCCTGTCTCCGGGGTGCCCTGACCAACCTGCCTGCTGGTCTGAGTGGCCTGGCCCATCTGGCCCACCTGGACCTGAGCTTCAACAGCCTGGAGACACTGCCGGCCTGTGTCCTGCAGATGCGAGGTCTGGGTGCGCTCTTGCTGTCTCACAACTGCCTCTCTGAGCTGCCTGAGGCTCTGGGGGCCCTCCCCGCCCTCACCTTCCTCACAGTGACACACAACCGCCTGCAGACGCTGCCCCCAGCACTGGGGGCCCTATCCACCCTGCAGCGCCTCGATCTCTCTCAGAATCTGCTGGACACGCTACCTCCTGAGATTGGAGGCCTGGGCAGCCTCCTGGAGCTCAACCTGGCCTCCAACCGGCTGCAGAGCCTCCCGGCCTCTCTGG CGGGACTTCGGTCCTTGCGGCTCCTTGTCCTGCACAGCAACCTCCTGGCCTCTGTGCCAGCTGACTTGGCCCGCCTTCCACTCCTCACCCGGCTCGACCTGAGGGACAACCAGCTCCGGGACCTGCCCCCTGAGCTGCTAGACGCCCCCTTTGTGCGCCTGCAGGGGAACCCCCTGGGTGAGGCCTCGCCAGACGCCCCGAGTTCACCAG TGGCAGCCCTCATTCCAGAAATGCCCAGACTGTTCCTGACCTCAGATTTGGACAG CTTTCCTGTGACCCCTCGAGGCTGCTCAGTGACCCTGGCCTGTGGCATCCGCCTGCAGTTCCCAGCGGGAGCCACCGCCACCCCCATCACCATCCGCTATCGGCTGCTGCTGCCGGAGCCAGGCCTCGTCCCCCTGGGTCCTCATGACGCCCTGCTCAGCCATGTGCTGGAGCTGCAGCCCCATGGGGTGGCCTTCCAGCAG GATGTGGGGCTGTGGCTGCTCTTCACCCCACCGCGGGCCCGGCGCTGCCGTGAAGTGGTGGTCAGGACCCGGAATGACAATAGCTGGGGTGACCTGGAGACCTACCTGGAGGAAGAGGCACCCCAG CGGCTCTGGGCTCACTGCCAGGTGCCCCACTTCTCCTGGTTCCTTGTGGTTTCCCGCCCTGTGTCCAATGCCTGCCTGGTGCCACCGGAGGGGACACTGCTGTGCTCCTCGGGTCATCCTGGGGTCAAAGTCATCTTCCCCCCTGGGGCCACTGAGGAGCCTCGTCGAGTCTCCATGCAG GTGGTGCGCATGGCTGGCCGAGAGCTGCAGGCCCTCCTGGGAGaaccagaggctgcagtgagcccccTGCTGTGCCTGTCACAGAGCGGTCCCCCCAGCTTCCTCCGACCGGTCACCGTGCAGCTGCCTCTGCCCTCTGGCATCACAG GCCTCAGTCTGGACCGTTCCCGCCTGCACCTGTTGTACTGGGCCCCTCCTGCAGCCACCTGGGATGACATCACAGCTCAGGTGGTCCTGGAGCTCACCCACCTGTACGCACGCTTCCAGGTCACACACTTCTCCTG GTACTGGCTCTGGTACACCACCAAGAACTGTGTGGGAGGCCTGGCTCGGAAGGCCTGGGAGCGGCTGCGGCTGCACCGTGTGAACCTCATCGCTCTGCAGCGGCGCCGGGACCCTGAGCAGGTCCTGCTGCAGTGCCTGCCCCGAAACAAG GTGGACGCCACCCTTCGGCGGCTGCTGGAGCGGTACCGGGGCCCCGAGCCCTCTGACACGGTGGAGATGTTCGAGGGCGAAGAGTTCTTTGCAGCCTTCGAGCGCGGCATCGACGTGGATGCTG ACCGCCCTGACTGCGTGGAGGGCAGAATCTGCTTTGTCTTCTACTCGCACCTGAAGAATGTGAAGGAG GTGTCCTTCTACCGTGGCGCGGTGCCTGTGCAGGTGcccgaggaggctgaggctgcccgGCAGAGGAAGGGCGCAGATGCCCTGTGGATGGCCACTCTGCCCATCAAGCTGCCG AGACTTCGGGGGTCCGAGGGGCCACGGCGGGGGGCTGGCCTCTCCTTGGcacccttgaatctgggagatgccGAGACCGGCTTTCTGACGCAGAGCAACCTGCTGAGTGTGGCTGGGCGCCTGGGTCTGGACTGGCCAGCCGTGGCCCTGCACCTGGGGGTGTCCTACCGGGAGGTGCAGCGCATCCGGCACGAGTTCCG GGATGATCTGGATGAGCAGATCCGTCACATGCTCTTCTCCTGGGCTGAGCGCCAGGCTGGGCAGCCAGGGGCTGTGGGGCTCCTGGTGCAGGCCCTGGAGCAGAGTGACCGGCAGGACGTGGCTGAAGAGGTGCGCGCAGTCTTGGAGCTCGGCCGCCGCAAGTACCAGGACGGCATCCGACGCACGGGCTTGGTCCCCAAGGACCCCGCTCTGCCTGGCTCCTCGGCTCCACAGCCCCCAGAGCCTGCCCAGGCCTAG
- the PANO1 gene encoding proapoptotic nucleolar protein 1 — MGVRLRVSPAAPHSISRCPRPLGAVLSILLAGGSRKGPPTARCLGQRTKEKRVGGRSLRSEAGSGPCPTAGAQPTAPSSAWPPRLRPRTCPQMSGELPRVRPTRVGLSSLGSGPRHPPSGTRMCGERARNRRGRARRLTPEQPRIAASAGPGPPLPLARPRCSGSCHLPRPPQHLSPPQPGRVRMGTAEGGRRADTHHARRRRRARLPAPRSAST, encoded by the coding sequence ATGGGGGTGAGGCTCCGAGTCTCGCCGGCGGCTCCCCATTCAATCTCCCGCTGTCCCCGTCCTCTTGGGGCGGTGCTTTCTATCCTGCTGGCTGGAGGGTCCCGGAAGGGGCCTCCAACTGCGCGATGCCTCGGCCAGAGGACAAAGGAGAAGCGGGTTGGGGGCCGCTCTCTGCGCTCGGAGGCCGGCTCAGGCCCCTGCCCTACTGCTGGGGCTCAGCCGACCGCTCCGTCCTCCGCCTGGCCACCGCGACTCCGGCCACGCACGTGTCCACAGATGTCCGGTGAACTCCCACGTGTGCGTCCCACACGGGTCGGCCTTTCTTCCTTGGGCTCGGGCCCCAGACACCCACCCTCGGGGACACGTATGTGCGGGGAGCGCGCCCGGAACCGTCGGGGCCGAGCACGGCGTCTCACGCCAGAGCAGCCGCGGATCGCAGCATCCGCTGGTCCAGGACCCCCGCTCCCGCTCGCCAGGCCACGTTGTTCGGGCAGCTGTCACCTCCCTCGGCCGCCGCAGCACCTCTCGCCCCCGCAGCCCGGCCGCGTTCGGATGGGCACAGCAGAAGGGGGCCGCCGGGCAGACACTCACCAcgctcgccgccgccgccgcgctcgCCTGCCCGCCCCGCGCTCGGCCAGCACCTAG
- the PIDD1 gene encoding p53-induced death domain-containing protein 1 isoform X3, whose product MRGLGALLLSHNCLSELPEALGALPALTFLTVTHNRLQTLPPALGALSTLQRLDLSQNLLDTLPPEIGGLGSLLELNLASNRLQSLPASLAGLRSLRLLVLHSNLLASVPADLARLPLLTRLDLRDNQLRDLPPELLDAPFVRLQGNPLGEASPDAPSSPVAALIPEMPRLFLTSDLDSFPVTPRGCSVTLACGIRLQFPAGATATPITIRYRLLLPEPGLVPLGPHDALLSHVLELQPHGVAFQQDVGLWLLFTPPRARRCREVVVRTRNDNSWGDLETYLEEEAPQRLWAHCQVPHFSWFLVVSRPVSNACLVPPEGTLLCSSGHPGVKVIFPPGATEEPRRVSMQVVRMAGRELQALLGEPEAAVSPLLCLSQSGPPSFLRPVTVQLPLPSGITGLSLDRSRLHLLYWAPPAATWDDITAQVVLELTHLYARFQVTHFSWYWLWYTTKNCVGGLARKAWERLRLHRVNLIALQRRRDPEQVLLQCLPRNKVDATLRRLLERYRGPEPSDTVEMFEGEEFFAAFERGIDVDADRPDCVEGRICFVFYSHLKNVKEVYVTTTLDREAQAVRGQVSFYRGAVPVQVPEEAEAARQRKGADALWMATLPIKLPRLRGSEGPRRGAGLSLAPLNLGDAETGFLTQSNLLSVAGRLGLDWPAVALHLGVSYREVQRIRHEFRDDLDEQIRHMLFSWAERQAGQPGAVGLLVQALEQSDRQDVAEEVRAVLELGRRKYQDGIRRTGLVPKDPALPGSSAPQPPEPAQA is encoded by the exons ATGCGAGGTCTGGGTGCGCTCTTGCTGTCTCACAACTGCCTCTCTGAGCTGCCTGAGGCTCTGGGGGCCCTCCCCGCCCTCACCTTCCTCACAGTGACACACAACCGCCTGCAGACGCTGCCCCCAGCACTGGGGGCCCTATCCACCCTGCAGCGCCTCGATCTCTCTCAGAATCTGCTGGACACGCTACCTCCTGAGATTGGAGGCCTGGGCAGCCTCCTGGAGCTCAACCTGGCCTCCAACCGGCTGCAGAGCCTCCCGGCCTCTCTGG CGGGACTTCGGTCCTTGCGGCTCCTTGTCCTGCACAGCAACCTCCTGGCCTCTGTGCCAGCTGACTTGGCCCGCCTTCCACTCCTCACCCGGCTCGACCTGAGGGACAACCAGCTCCGGGACCTGCCCCCTGAGCTGCTAGACGCCCCCTTTGTGCGCCTGCAGGGGAACCCCCTGGGTGAGGCCTCGCCAGACGCCCCGAGTTCACCAG TGGCAGCCCTCATTCCAGAAATGCCCAGACTGTTCCTGACCTCAGATTTGGACAG CTTTCCTGTGACCCCTCGAGGCTGCTCAGTGACCCTGGCCTGTGGCATCCGCCTGCAGTTCCCAGCGGGAGCCACCGCCACCCCCATCACCATCCGCTATCGGCTGCTGCTGCCGGAGCCAGGCCTCGTCCCCCTGGGTCCTCATGACGCCCTGCTCAGCCATGTGCTGGAGCTGCAGCCCCATGGGGTGGCCTTCCAGCAG GATGTGGGGCTGTGGCTGCTCTTCACCCCACCGCGGGCCCGGCGCTGCCGTGAAGTGGTGGTCAGGACCCGGAATGACAATAGCTGGGGTGACCTGGAGACCTACCTGGAGGAAGAGGCACCCCAG CGGCTCTGGGCTCACTGCCAGGTGCCCCACTTCTCCTGGTTCCTTGTGGTTTCCCGCCCTGTGTCCAATGCCTGCCTGGTGCCACCGGAGGGGACACTGCTGTGCTCCTCGGGTCATCCTGGGGTCAAAGTCATCTTCCCCCCTGGGGCCACTGAGGAGCCTCGTCGAGTCTCCATGCAG GTGGTGCGCATGGCTGGCCGAGAGCTGCAGGCCCTCCTGGGAGaaccagaggctgcagtgagcccccTGCTGTGCCTGTCACAGAGCGGTCCCCCCAGCTTCCTCCGACCGGTCACCGTGCAGCTGCCTCTGCCCTCTGGCATCACAG GCCTCAGTCTGGACCGTTCCCGCCTGCACCTGTTGTACTGGGCCCCTCCTGCAGCCACCTGGGATGACATCACAGCTCAGGTGGTCCTGGAGCTCACCCACCTGTACGCACGCTTCCAGGTCACACACTTCTCCTG GTACTGGCTCTGGTACACCACCAAGAACTGTGTGGGAGGCCTGGCTCGGAAGGCCTGGGAGCGGCTGCGGCTGCACCGTGTGAACCTCATCGCTCTGCAGCGGCGCCGGGACCCTGAGCAGGTCCTGCTGCAGTGCCTGCCCCGAAACAAG GTGGACGCCACCCTTCGGCGGCTGCTGGAGCGGTACCGGGGCCCCGAGCCCTCTGACACGGTGGAGATGTTCGAGGGCGAAGAGTTCTTTGCAGCCTTCGAGCGCGGCATCGACGTGGATGCTG ACCGCCCTGACTGCGTGGAGGGCAGAATCTGCTTTGTCTTCTACTCGCACCTGAAGAATGTGAAGGAGGTATACGTGACCACCACCCTGGACCGGGAGGCTCAGGCTGTGCGGGGCCAG GTGTCCTTCTACCGTGGCGCGGTGCCTGTGCAGGTGcccgaggaggctgaggctgcccgGCAGAGGAAGGGCGCAGATGCCCTGTGGATGGCCACTCTGCCCATCAAGCTGCCG AGACTTCGGGGGTCCGAGGGGCCACGGCGGGGGGCTGGCCTCTCCTTGGcacccttgaatctgggagatgccGAGACCGGCTTTCTGACGCAGAGCAACCTGCTGAGTGTGGCTGGGCGCCTGGGTCTGGACTGGCCAGCCGTGGCCCTGCACCTGGGGGTGTCCTACCGGGAGGTGCAGCGCATCCGGCACGAGTTCCG GGATGATCTGGATGAGCAGATCCGTCACATGCTCTTCTCCTGGGCTGAGCGCCAGGCTGGGCAGCCAGGGGCTGTGGGGCTCCTGGTGCAGGCCCTGGAGCAGAGTGACCGGCAGGACGTGGCTGAAGAGGTGCGCGCAGTCTTGGAGCTCGGCCGCCGCAAGTACCAGGACGGCATCCGACGCACGGGCTTGGTCCCCAAGGACCCCGCTCTGCCTGGCTCCTCGGCTCCACAGCCCCCAGAGCCTGCCCAGGCCTAG